The window CTAAGAAAGGATGTCATTCATATGAAAAACACAATGGTTTCTACCAGGAATAATCATTCCGCAAGCTTTGAAAAGATGGATTGCTGTTGCTGTAAAACTGTGTGCATATGTATGAATACAGCTTGTTTTTGTATGTATTAGAATACCTGGTCCGTGGCAGCAGGAGTTTGGCAGGTACTATAATAGTACCTGTTTTTTTTATATCATGGGAAAGTACATCCTCTGATATAAAAACCTTCCGGGACTGCGCACTCCGCGTTCAGGAAATATAGTTGCAAATGCAATTACACCATTGGATCAATCTGCGCGGCCGGGAAGATGAAGGAAATACAAAGAGAGCGTCAGATACATATAAAAATGAACCACCTGAGAAAAAGAACCAGGGCCTTGGAAAAGATACAGGCCCGGCAGCGATCCATAAGTGAGAGAAGGTGATTCCCATATCCTATTCAAATGCTCCTGATCCTGAGAAAGAATACATCAGGCTGATCAATGAAATGGCCAGCCATGTAAAGTATGGTTCTATTACCATTACAATTCAGGATGGAAAAATAGTGCAGATCGAAAAAATTGAAAAAATCAGATTAAAGGACTGACTGGACAACCGGAGGTTCTGATAAGCAGAATGCTTATCAGGAGAAGGTTGTCTTTTTTTGTATCCTGATTTGAGAAAGAAAGCTGAGAAAACGCGATTAAAGTGGCAGCTGGGCGGATTCTTTAGCCTGAACCTGATTATTCCATGACAGAGGTGTTATTTTGAAAAAAGAAGATAAGGACTGGAAACCGGTTATATTAATTACCGGGGAAGAAGGATTTGATCCTTCTTTTGGCACGGCAAATTTTATCATGAACAGAAAATATACCGGCTATGCTGCAAAAAACGGAGGCCTGCCGTTTATGCCGGAAGATATACGGATGGCAAAAGAATATGTAGAATTATCTGATGGGCTCATCCTTTCCCATGGTCCCGACATACACAGAGGCCGTTACGGCCAGTATTATACGGATTTTAAGGAAATGCGGGACATTTGTTCTACCAGAGATGATTTTGAATTTACTCTATTTACCCTGTTTGCTGAAGCAGGAAAGCCTGTTTTGGGGATCGGGAGAGGCATGCAGGTCATCAATACGGCATTGGGAGGCACTCTTTATTTACCCGACAGTAAAAAGAAAAAAGAATTGGACCAGGATCTGTCAGGGGAACTGAAATTTGTGTATCCGGAGCCAAAGAGCAGACTCTTTGCTTTGTCAGGAAGCAGCTTTCCGGCGGAGCTGTTTAAAATTCCTGGAATCAGTAAATTGGGGATCAATATGCGGCCCACAGCATTTTCGGAAAAGGAATGCATAGAAGCTTTGGAACACGATGATCTCCCGATACTGGGAATCGGATGGAACCCTCTTAATGAAAATACCGGGGCACAAAACCACTCACTGTTTCATTATTTTATTCAAATATGTAAAGGAGCGGAGTAAGCATGAAACCAGTCATTCTGATCTGCGGAGGTCCTGCTTATGACAGGCAGTTTTTAGAACCTGCCGTAATGGTCAATAAAACCTATACCACAGCGGTGGCGGCGGCCGGGGGAGTTCCGCTGCTTCCCATAGAGCTTGAACTGACGGAGGATTATTGTGATAAGGCTGACGGCCTGATCTTAACGGGCTCTGTTTCCTTTTCACCAAAACCGGAGCTTTCAGAGGCGGTCCAGAAGGAGGAACCTAAAAGGAGTATTTTTGATGCTTCCATCTATCAGGCATTTGTAAAAGCAAAAAAACCGGTTTTGGGAATTTGCCTGGGTCACCAGGTAATCAATGAGCAGCAGGGGGGCACAATAATACGGAATTTTAAATATACGGAAGGAATCGAGCACATGCTCATCCAGCATTCTGTAAAAACGGAAAAAGGTTCTCTTTTGCATGAGCTGTTTGGAGAAGAATTCTATGTAAACAGCCGTCACAATAATAAAATCGGAATCCTTGGCAAGTCCTTAAAGGCAGCCGCTTATTCCAATGACCGTGTAATCGAAGCCATCGAACATGATACACTGCCTGTTTACGGTGTGGAATGGCATCCGGAAAGAATGCGGGGAGATATTATAGATCCTCCGGAAGGAATTGACATGAGCCCTATGTTCGAAGCATTTGTAAAGATATGCGGCAGCAGAAAGCTTCAAATGAAGGCGGGCGGGGAGGAAAGGGGATCTTATGGATAAACGCCAGATAATCATCGAGGCAGATGAGCTGTCCCGGCATTTTATTGTAAATAAAGGCTTATCCAGGGGGAAGAAAAAGGTTTTAAAGGCTGTTGACGGAATCGATTTAACTGTACATAAAGGAGAGACCTTGGGATTGGTAGGCGAGAGCGGCTGCGGCAAATCAACCCTTGGAAGGACTATGATTAAGCTGCAGGAACCTACAAGCGGAAAGCTTTTGTTTCAGGGACAACGAATAGAATCCTATGATTTTCAAAAGATGAGGCCTTTAAGAAAAAATATGCAGATTATTTTCCAGGATCCTTATGCATCTTTAAATCCCCGGAAAACGATTTTTGAATCCGTGATTACACCCTTGGATGTTTATAAAATAGAGCAGGAGAAAGCACGAAGGGATATGGTACGGGAAATCCTGATGCATGTTGGGTTGCAGGAAAACCAGGTTCATAAATATCCCCACGAGATGTCAGGAGGCCAGCGGCAAAGGGCGGTGATTGCCAGAGCCATTGTGATGAAGCCGGAGTTTGTTGTTTGCGATGAGCCGGTATCCGCCCTGGATGTCTCTGTGAGAGCCCAGGTGATGAAACTGATGAAGCAGCTGCAGGAAGAATTGGATCTGTCTTATCTTTTTATCTCCCATGATTTAAGTGTGGTAAGGTATCTGTGTGATACAGTTGCAGTAATGTATCTTGGGACAATTGTGGAGATTGGATCAAAAAAGGAAGTTTTTGAACATCCGGCTCACCCTTATACAATGGCTCTGATGTCGGCCATACCCGTTCCTGATGTCAATGTAAAAATGAGCCGGATCATATTAAAGGGAGAGGCTCCAAATCCCTTGGAGCTTTTAGCCGGCTGCCGTTTCAGAAACCGGTGCCCTTACGCGGATTCCCGATGCCAGAAATCAGAACCCGGGCTTTTACCGGCCGGGGCAAACCATAAAGCTGCTTGTTTTAACATACACAGTTGAAATAAAATCGTTTATAAATGCCGCTTGAACGGCAGAATGGAGGAGATTATGAAAAATAACAGACATTTTAAATCATTCCTGCTGGGGGTATACGTTGCAGGCGTTCTTCTGACCGGATGCAGCTCTCCGGCCTCTAAAAGCACCAATACGGATGAGCCTCAGATAAAGGAGAGCAGTACACAGACAACGTCTGAAGATCCCAAGGACGTTGAGGGCTCTACTGTCAACTATGCTATGTCTACTGCCTGGGATACGTTAAATCCTTATGACTCCCCATCAGGTTCCATGTATTCCCAGCTGATCTGGGATAAGATATATGACAGACTGGCATTTGTCAGCCAGGCAGGCCAGGTGATCAAACCCAGGAATGCCGGCTCATGGGAAAGCGGGGGTGATGGAAAAACCATTATTTTTCATTTAAACCAGAACGCAAAATGGCAGGATGGAGAAAAATTG of the Lacrimispora indolis DSM 755 genome contains:
- a CDS encoding YezD family protein translates to MIPISYSNAPDPEKEYIRLINEMASHVKYGSITITIQDGKIVQIEKIEKIRLKD
- a CDS encoding gamma-glutamyl-gamma-aminobutyrate hydrolase family protein (Members of this family of hydrolases with an active site Cys residue belong to MEROPS family C26.); translated protein: MKKEDKDWKPVILITGEEGFDPSFGTANFIMNRKYTGYAAKNGGLPFMPEDIRMAKEYVELSDGLILSHGPDIHRGRYGQYYTDFKEMRDICSTRDDFEFTLFTLFAEAGKPVLGIGRGMQVINTALGGTLYLPDSKKKKELDQDLSGELKFVYPEPKSRLFALSGSSFPAELFKIPGISKLGINMRPTAFSEKECIEALEHDDLPILGIGWNPLNENTGAQNHSLFHYFIQICKGAE
- a CDS encoding gamma-glutamyl-gamma-aminobutyrate hydrolase family protein, whose amino-acid sequence is MKPVILICGGPAYDRQFLEPAVMVNKTYTTAVAAAGGVPLLPIELELTEDYCDKADGLILTGSVSFSPKPELSEAVQKEEPKRSIFDASIYQAFVKAKKPVLGICLGHQVINEQQGGTIIRNFKYTEGIEHMLIQHSVKTEKGSLLHELFGEEFYVNSRHNNKIGILGKSLKAAAYSNDRVIEAIEHDTLPVYGVEWHPERMRGDIIDPPEGIDMSPMFEAFVKICGSRKLQMKAGGEERGSYG
- a CDS encoding ABC transporter ATP-binding protein yields the protein MDKRQIIIEADELSRHFIVNKGLSRGKKKVLKAVDGIDLTVHKGETLGLVGESGCGKSTLGRTMIKLQEPTSGKLLFQGQRIESYDFQKMRPLRKNMQIIFQDPYASLNPRKTIFESVITPLDVYKIEQEKARRDMVREILMHVGLQENQVHKYPHEMSGGQRQRAVIARAIVMKPEFVVCDEPVSALDVSVRAQVMKLMKQLQEELDLSYLFISHDLSVVRYLCDTVAVMYLGTIVEIGSKKEVFEHPAHPYTMALMSAIPVPDVNVKMSRIILKGEAPNPLELLAGCRFRNRCPYADSRCQKSEPGLLPAGANHKAACFNIHS